Proteins from a single region of Styela clava chromosome 1, kaStyClav1.hap1.2, whole genome shotgun sequence:
- the LOC144427222 gene encoding uncharacterized protein LOC144427222, whose product MKRGKITDSVGICLPDGNSMSQLEESNGYKYLGILESNSINENQMKKLIIHEYTKRLKQILKSKLNGGNIIKAINIRAVSVIRYSAVFIGWSKNNLEKLDRKSRKLLTMYGMLHPRGDVDRLYLPRQMGGRGLMSVEDCVQAEKKSMTEYAKNSEDILMKAVYREGILCGDEDSNAFKERKIDERMERWKEKPLHGKYLRETKNIMVEDSWNWLKKGYLKKETEGLITAAQEQALRTNVIKAKIEKRGVSAKCRMCDARDETVFHILCECSKLAQREYKYRHDNLARIVHWELCKLYGLNRENNWYDHTPEKSQNNDNVTILWDFNIQTDHVITHRRPDIVVINSSKIHA is encoded by the coding sequence ATGAAAAGGGGAAAAATTACTGACAGTGTGGGAATTTGTTTACCAGATGGGAATAGCATGAGCCAGCTCGAGGAAAGCAATGGATACAAATACCTTGGAATATTGGAATCAAATTCGATAAACGAAAATCAAATGAAGAAACTGATCATCCATGAATATACTAAACGATTAaaacaaattctaaaatcaaaattaaatggcGGCAACATTATCAAAGCTATTAACATACGTGCAGTTTCGGTAATTAGATACAGCGCTGTTTTTATTGGTTGGTCAAAAAACAATCTTGAAAAGCTCGACCGTAAGTCAAGAAAACTTTTAACAATGTACGGAATGCTTCATCCCAGAGGTGATGTTGACAGATTGTATTTGCCAAGGCAAATGGGGGGCCGTGGATTAATGAGTGTTGAGGACTGTGTTCAAGCAGAGAAGAAAAGTATGACAGAGTATGCAAAGAATAGTGAAGATATTTTGATGAAAGCCGTGTATCGCGAGGGTATTTTGTGTGGCGACGAAGACTCAAATGCATTTAAAGAAAGGAAAATAGATGAAAGAATGGAAAGGTGGAAAGAAAAACCGTTGCATGGGAAATACCTTCgtgaaactaaaaatataatgGTCGAGGACTCCTGGAACTGGCTAAAGAAAGGATACCTCAAGAAGGAAACGGAAGGTTTGATAACAGCTGCTCAAGAACAGGCTTTGAGAACAAATGTTATCAAAGCAAAAATCGAAAAGCGGGGAGTGTCTGCAAAATGTAGAATGTGTGATGCAAGAGATGAGACAGTTTTTCATATATTGTGTGAATGCTCAAAATTGGCGCAAAGAGAATACAAATATCGACACGATAATCTAGCAAGAATTGTTCATTGGGAACTCTGCAAACTATACGGCCTTAACAGAGAAAACAATTGGTACGACCACACCCCAgaaaaatcacaaaacaatGATAACGTTACGATTCTATGGGATTTTAACATACAAACAGACCACGTCATTACCCACAGAAGGCCTGATATTGTAGTAATAAATTCATCCAAAATACATGCTTGA